A genomic region of Propionispora hippei DSM 15287 contains the following coding sequences:
- a CDS encoding efflux RND transporter permease subunit: MSLPEISIKRPVFATVSLLALILLGIVSYFRMSVDEMPDVSFPYVSVSIMYEGAQPEQIDTQVTKKVEEAVGEAKGVKHIYSISREGEAEIGVEFNLDVDPAMATQDVRDKVSAIRSELPDNIKEPVIARFDMKAAPVITVALTSETASLRELSILVEDVLKPRLQKIGGVGQLQISGLQKREIQLLLDRDKVAALGFSVPEISQRLQQENQDIPAGKLTEPSQELSVRTAGNFIVPEDFLSVVIGIRNGAQVYYRQIGTVQDTIKDLDAIARYDDQQAISLEIGKQSGANAVNVAKQVKAELEKIRQTLPPGITLHLVRDDAQRVEDSIHEVWYDLIIGGFFAVIIVLWFLGDWRSTVISALTIPASIVATFFFMKLANFSINSMSLLGLSLSVGLLIDDAIVVIENIIRHRQMGKPAIEAAAEGTREIALAVMATTFTVVAVFVPVGFMSGVVGQFFKEFGLTIAFAVLVSLFIAFTLTPMMAALYLPVGQHHTSGRLGQWWSKWNCWFDRLADVYAELLRKLLHKHRSKVLIASLALFVLSLLLFPYLGSSFIPNTDQSQFTVKVKTQAGPTVEALDYSTRKMLQEIRSLPEIQHIYSTSSSRDQVLFITLVPKKERQRTQADVISEVRSKLNRLPGVRVDIEQGDSKPVTVSITGDSMETLGEIAEQMQRKMEAIPGVQDIVSTYRPGMPNLNITIKQEQANDLAVSTTTIGNTLQTLLNGTVIGKYSDSDERVDIRARLASMDRSRPESLTNIYVPSEKTKTDGQKLLIPLPQVTEWHYTTSPAEIGRFDRQKEIRLTANLEKTTLGDFNNRFYPSVEDIPMPVGYQTDAAGQSEDMDDSFSSMGVALGLAIAFIFMILAAQFESYSEPFAIMLSLPLAVIGALFGLFLAGSDLSLISLIGIMMLMGLVTKNAILLIDFAKQRMQEAIPCNDALVVAARIRLRPILMTSVAMIFGMLPIALSIGPGAEARAPMAHVIIGGLITSTLLTLVVVPVVYSLICDWKARRSSGARQAAGPANFQEPVNGTHYRHPK; encoded by the coding sequence ATGAGTTTACCGGAGATCAGCATCAAACGCCCTGTTTTTGCCACCGTTAGCCTTCTGGCCCTTATCTTATTGGGTATTGTCAGCTATTTTCGCATGAGTGTAGATGAAATGCCGGATGTATCCTTCCCTTATGTATCGGTCAGTATTATGTACGAAGGTGCGCAGCCGGAACAAATTGACACGCAAGTGACTAAGAAGGTGGAAGAAGCGGTCGGCGAAGCCAAAGGGGTAAAGCACATTTACTCTATCTCCCGCGAAGGTGAAGCGGAAATCGGCGTTGAGTTCAATCTGGATGTCGACCCGGCCATGGCTACCCAGGATGTCCGGGATAAGGTCAGCGCCATTCGCAGCGAGCTGCCAGACAACATCAAAGAGCCGGTCATCGCTCGTTTCGATATGAAAGCGGCTCCCGTCATTACCGTTGCACTCACCAGTGAAACAGCGAGTCTACGCGAATTGAGCATTCTGGTTGAGGACGTGCTTAAACCGCGTCTACAAAAAATTGGCGGTGTCGGCCAGCTCCAAATATCCGGTTTGCAAAAACGTGAAATCCAGTTACTGTTGGACCGGGACAAAGTGGCTGCCCTAGGTTTTTCTGTACCGGAAATCTCCCAGCGCCTGCAGCAGGAAAATCAAGACATTCCGGCCGGCAAGCTGACGGAACCCAGTCAGGAACTTTCGGTACGCACCGCCGGCAATTTCATAGTTCCGGAGGATTTTCTCTCCGTCGTCATCGGCATCAGGAACGGCGCACAGGTCTATTACCGGCAAATTGGCACCGTCCAAGATACCATCAAGGACCTTGATGCCATCGCCCGTTATGATGACCAGCAGGCCATAAGCCTGGAAATCGGCAAGCAATCCGGTGCCAATGCCGTAAACGTCGCCAAGCAAGTGAAAGCCGAGCTGGAAAAAATCCGGCAAACCCTGCCGCCGGGCATTACCTTACATCTGGTCCGCGACGATGCTCAGCGAGTGGAGGATTCTATTCATGAAGTATGGTACGACCTCATTATCGGCGGTTTCTTTGCCGTCATTATTGTGCTGTGGTTTCTAGGCGACTGGCGCAGCACCGTCATCAGCGCACTGACCATTCCCGCCTCCATTGTGGCGACCTTCTTTTTTATGAAGCTAGCCAATTTCTCCATCAACAGCATGTCGCTCCTAGGCTTGTCGCTGTCGGTCGGCCTCTTAATCGACGACGCCATCGTCGTCATTGAAAATATTATCCGCCACCGGCAAATGGGCAAGCCGGCTATAGAGGCCGCCGCGGAAGGGACCAGGGAAATCGCCCTGGCGGTTATGGCCACTACCTTCACCGTCGTTGCCGTGTTTGTCCCTGTCGGCTTTATGTCCGGTGTAGTCGGTCAGTTTTTTAAGGAATTCGGGCTGACCATTGCTTTTGCCGTACTGGTGTCCCTTTTCATTGCATTCACCCTGACACCGATGATGGCGGCCTTGTATCTACCGGTAGGCCAGCACCACACATCAGGTCGTTTGGGACAGTGGTGGTCTAAATGGAATTGCTGGTTTGACCGATTAGCGGATGTCTACGCTGAGTTACTGAGAAAGCTGCTTCATAAGCATCGTTCCAAAGTACTGATTGCCTCACTGGCCTTATTTGTGCTTAGCCTGTTGCTGTTTCCATACCTGGGCTCCTCCTTTATTCCCAATACTGACCAGTCACAGTTTACCGTTAAAGTAAAAACCCAGGCTGGACCGACTGTGGAAGCGTTGGATTACAGCACCCGAAAAATGCTTCAGGAAATCCGGTCGTTGCCCGAAATCCAGCACATTTACAGCACCTCATCCTCCCGAGACCAAGTCCTGTTTATCACACTAGTGCCGAAAAAAGAACGCCAGCGGACGCAAGCCGATGTGATCAGCGAAGTGCGCAGCAAACTTAACCGCCTTCCCGGCGTCCGGGTCGATATTGAGCAAGGAGACAGTAAACCCGTTACTGTCTCCATAACAGGCGATTCTATGGAGACATTGGGAGAAATCGCCGAGCAGATGCAAAGAAAAATGGAAGCCATTCCCGGCGTGCAAGATATTGTTTCCACTTATCGTCCCGGCATGCCGAATCTGAATATTACGATCAAACAAGAGCAGGCTAATGATTTGGCCGTTTCGACCACCACCATCGGCAACACCCTTCAGACCCTGCTGAACGGGACGGTTATCGGCAAATACAGTGACAGTGATGAGCGCGTCGATATTCGCGCGCGCCTGGCGTCAATGGACCGCAGCCGTCCCGAAAGCCTGACTAATATTTATGTACCCAGCGAAAAAACAAAAACCGACGGGCAGAAATTGCTGATCCCTCTGCCCCAGGTGACAGAGTGGCACTATACGACAAGTCCGGCGGAAATTGGCCGCTTTGACCGGCAAAAGGAAATCCGTCTGACCGCCAACCTGGAGAAGACGACTTTGGGCGACTTCAATAATCGATTTTACCCGAGTGTCGAAGATATCCCTATGCCGGTAGGTTACCAGACAGATGCCGCAGGCCAGTCAGAGGACATGGACGATTCCTTTTCCAGCATGGGCGTTGCCCTGGGCCTGGCAATCGCTTTCATCTTCATGATTCTGGCAGCGCAGTTTGAAAGCTACAGCGAACCGTTTGCCATTATGCTTTCTTTGCCATTAGCCGTTATCGGCGCACTGTTTGGTTTGTTTTTGGCCGGCAGCGACCTCAGTCTGATTTCACTCATTGGTATCATGATGCTGATGGGCCTTGTCACCAAAAACGCCATTCTCCTGATCGACTTTGCCAAACAACGCATGCAGGAAGCTATTCCTTGCAATGACGCCCTGGTAGTTGCTGCCCGCATCCGGTTGCGCCCCATCTTGATGACCAGTGTGGCCATGATTTTCGGAATGCTTCCTATTGCTTTGTCCATCGGTCCTGGCGCTGAGGCCCGTGCACCCATGGCTCATGTCATCATTGGCGGCCTGATTACCTCCACATTACTTACCCTGGTAGTCGTGCCAGTCGTTTATTCGCTTATCTGCGACTGGAAAGCACGCCGTTCCTCCGGAGCGAGGCAAGCTGCCGGGCCAGCCAATTTTCAGGAACCGGTAAACGGTACACATTACCGACACCCAAAATAA
- a CDS encoding efflux RND transporter periplasmic adaptor subunit, translating to MFKKKPRTRTVMLTLIVAMLASTAVWRIYNAQQQASLSIRPMAVTIVAVRRIPKPNTLQLSGTVEGLTSAIISSRFAGKIDRVLVEDGQAVPEGAALLTLDTIELANAVRIAQNNVRQAEANFNTARADYQRYDSLFAKNAVTKQQLESAQARMITNRTEVDNAYANLDNAQKQITDGSILSPVAGVVANKAATIGQVVSPGTALMTVEQIDRVYVVVNVGQEDIAAAKPGAGATVAVDAYPARLFEGAVAVINPVAGSESRMFRVKIKVDNSGQLLKPGMFARATLATGEPQAVLAVPRTAIMVQKGLHYVYVAVNGQAEKTLITTGALIGDLLEVKTGLKPGMSVVIDNLDKIKDGDALLTEGGNNP from the coding sequence ATGTTCAAAAAAAAACCGCGCACCAGAACTGTAATGCTCACACTGATCGTAGCAATGCTGGCCAGCACTGCCGTTTGGCGGATTTACAATGCGCAGCAGCAGGCCAGCTTAAGCATCCGTCCCATGGCTGTCACCATTGTCGCTGTAAGGCGAATACCCAAGCCCAACACTCTTCAGTTGAGCGGTACGGTGGAAGGATTAACCTCCGCTATCATCAGCAGTCGTTTTGCCGGTAAAATTGACCGGGTGCTCGTCGAAGATGGACAGGCCGTCCCCGAAGGCGCGGCGCTCCTGACATTAGATACCATAGAACTGGCGAATGCCGTGCGTATCGCCCAGAACAACGTCCGGCAGGCGGAAGCCAATTTCAATACCGCCCGGGCCGATTATCAACGCTATGATAGCCTGTTTGCGAAAAATGCTGTTACCAAACAACAACTGGAAAGTGCCCAGGCCCGAATGATTACCAACCGCACTGAGGTTGACAATGCGTACGCCAATCTGGATAATGCCCAGAAGCAGATCACCGATGGCAGCATCCTGAGTCCGGTAGCCGGCGTAGTTGCTAATAAGGCGGCTACCATCGGCCAGGTTGTTTCGCCGGGTACAGCGTTAATGACCGTGGAGCAAATCGACCGGGTTTATGTTGTTGTCAATGTCGGGCAAGAAGATATTGCCGCAGCAAAACCGGGGGCTGGCGCAACCGTTGCGGTGGACGCCTATCCTGCCCGGTTATTTGAAGGAGCGGTGGCGGTCATCAATCCGGTGGCCGGCAGCGAAAGCCGGATGTTCCGGGTGAAAATCAAAGTCGATAATTCCGGACAACTGCTAAAGCCCGGCATGTTTGCCCGCGCGACTTTAGCAACGGGCGAGCCGCAGGCTGTTCTGGCGGTGCCGCGAACAGCGATCATGGTTCAAAAGGGCCTCCATTATGTCTATGTGGCCGTAAACGGCCAAGCGGAAAAAACACTGATTACAACCGGCGCTTTGATCGGCGACCTGCTGGAAGTCAAAACAGGACTTAAGCCAGGCATGTCTGTGGTCATTGACAACCTGGACAAGATTAAAGACGGGGATGCCTTGCTGACCGAAGGGGGCAACAATCCATGA